Part of the Pseudomonadota bacterium genome is shown below.
TGCTCGGCGGCCCCAACACCTACTTGCCGTTCTTGCAAGCCTGCTGGCGACAGCGGATCCCGGAGACGTGGGAGGCGCGCGGCTACGAGTACCCGAGCGACACGCCGTTGGAAGAGCTGATCCTGGTCCCGGACAACGCCCAGTACTATGCGGCTTACGGCGCCGTGATCTACGGCCTGCACGAGGCGCCCGAGGTCGGTCGCTACCAGGGCGTCCAAGCGCTCAAGGACTTCATCTCTCACGGGCGCGCCGCCAAGCTGGGCGATTCGGCTGGTCCGCCACTGGTTGCAAGCGACGCAAGCCGCGACGACTTCGTGGCCAGCTACAAGCTGCCGGCCTTCGTACCGGCGGTGCTCGAGCCGGGCTCCAGCGTCCGGGGCTACATCGGCCTGGATGGCGGCTCGACCTCGTCGAAAGCGGTGCTGATCGACGAGGAAGGTGAGCTCATCTGCAAGCAGTACCAGCTGTCCAAGGGCAACCCGATCCAGGACACCAAGGAGATCCTCGCAAAGATCAAGAAGTTCGTGAACGATCAGGGGGCGTCGCTCGAAGTCCTGGGTTTCGGCGCAACGGGCTATGCCGCCGATGTGCTCGAGGAGTCCGTTGGCGCTGACGTGAACATCGTCGAAACCGTCGCTCACATGATGGCGTCGGTGAGGTATTTCAAGGACGTCGACGTGATCTGCGATGTGGGCGGCCAAGACATCAAGGTCCTGTTCATGGTCAACGGCGACATCCGCAACTTCCGGCTGTCCAACCAGTGCTCCGCGGGCAACGGTGCACTGCTGCAGGCGATGGCCGACCAATTCGGCGTGCCCGTGACCGAATACGCCGATACCGCGTTCGGCGCCAAGCTGTCGCCGAACTTCAGCTACGGCTGCGCTGTCTTTTTGGACGCCGACCGTGTCAACTTCCAAAAGGAGGGCTACAGCAAGGAGGAACTGCTGGCGGGGCTCGCGCTCGTGCTGCCGAAGAACATCTGGCAGTACGTGGTGCAGATTCCGCGCATGGCACAGCTGGGGCGCCGCTACGTGCTGCAAGGCGGCACGCAGTACAACCTCGCCGCGCTCAAATCGCAAGTCGACTACATAAAGGACCGCGTACCCAACGCCGAGGTCTTCGTGCATCCACATCCCGGCGAAGCAGGTGCGATCGGAGCAGCCATGGAGACCAAGCGTGTCGTCGAGCGCCGTGGCCACTCCACGTTCATCGGTATCGAGGCGGCCATCGACCTGGCGTTCACCAGCAGGAACGATGAGTCGACGGTGTGCCATTTCTGTCCCAACGAGTGCAAGCGAACCTTCATCGACACCCAGACCCCCGAGGGCCGCACCAGCCGCTACATCGCAGGTTTTTCCTGCGAAAAGGGCACGGTCGAGTCCAAGGAGGCGCTCAAGGCCCTGACCCGGGAACGCAAGAAGCTGAAGTCCGCCTATCCGAACCTCGTGGATTACGAAGCAACCCTGGCGTTCAAGAGCTTTCACAAAGCCAGGGAGATCCCCGGCGCAGGCGAGATCATCGACGACGTGCAAGTCACCCAGGGCCTGTTCGGCCGCGTGAAACGCCGGCCTCTCAGGCGCCCGATCCTGCGCTCGGACGAGGCGGCTCGGAAGCGGCGCGCGAAACTACGAATCGGCATTCCGAAGGTACTCAACATCTACTCCACCGCGCCCCTGTGGCGCAGCTACTTCGAGACCCTCGGCATCCGGCCCCGCAACGTGGTCTTCTCCGACTACACCTCGGAGGAGATGTGGGCCGAAGGTGGCAAGTACGGATCGATCGACCCATGCTATCCCTCCAAGGTATCGCAGGCGCACATCCATAACCTGATCTTTCACAAGCACAAGAGGGAACGGCTCGACTACATCTTCTTCCCGTGCATCACCAACGTGCCCACCTTTGTAACCGGTGTGTTGGACTCGACTTCGTGTCCGATCGTGGCCGGCGTTCCCAATGTAGTCAAAGCCGCCTTCACCAAGGAGATCGACTTCTTTGAACGCGCCGGGATCCAGTATGTCGATGGAGCCGCCACCCTCACCGAGAAGCTCTATTTCGAAAAGCAGATGTTCGAGATGTGGGGTGAGCGGCTCGGGATCACCCGCGACGAAAACCGTTTCGCCTGCAGCGAGGGCTTCGAGGCCCTGAGTCAGTTCGACGCGGATCTCGAACGGCGCGGTCGCGAGATCCTCGAATACCTGGAAGCCGAGAACAGAGTGGGCGTCCTGCTGCTCGGACGCCCCTATCACAACGACCCGGGCCTGAACCACGGCGTGCTCGAGGAGTTCCAGGCGCTCGGCTACCCCATCCTGTCGATCCGATCCATCCCCAAGGATCCTGCCTGGCTGCATCGATTCTTCAAGGACGACCTGGAAAAGCAGCTTGTCAATTCACCGCTTTCGGTTTCCGATGTCTGGCCGGAAAACTACTCGTCCAACAGCGTCCAAAAGGTCTGGGCGGCCAAGTTCGCTGCCCGCCACCCTAACGTGGTGGTTCTCGATCTATCCAGTTTCAAGTGCGGCCACGACGCCCCGACCTACGGGCTCATCGATAACATCATCTCCTCGAGCGGCACACCGTATTCGGCGCTGCACGATATCGATGCCAACAAGCCCGGAGGCTCGATCAAGATCCGGGTCAAGACCTACGCACATACCCTGACGCTTCATGAGGAGAAACTCTCTGACCTGGCTGCTCGGCGCGGCGAATTGGAGCGGCTCGTCGAAAAGAAGCGCCGCGACCTGCTTGCCAAGTATTCGGAGCGGGAGGCGGCGATCATCCAGAACAATCCCAAGGCACGTCTCAAGCGCGCCGAGATGGATGCCGCGTTTTCAGACTACATGGCACAGGATCCGGTGCTGCCGGCCTTCGCGAGGGACGACAAGCAGCAGATGGACGTCTGGCCGCTACCGGTAGAAGAGCAGGAATTCGTGCAACCACCCGGCAAGCTGCCGCAGCGTCCCGTCAAGCATCGGCTCCAGGTCGTAGCGTGAGTTGAGCGCCGGTCGGCGCTGTAGATGGAGAGCATCATGACTTCACTGAACGTGATCCAGCCCGCCAACGGCCGAAGCCCAATCCAGCCCCCGCTCGGGGGTCAAAGCCCGGAGGCGTTCGATTATGCCGCGCTCGAGGCCGAGCTAAAAGCATACGAGCAGGAACAGCGCAGCCGCCTGGGGATCGTGCAGGAAAAGAAGGAGCACTGGATCGATCCCAACCCCCAGGATTTCAGCAAGGCCCAGCGCGCGCATACCACGCTGCTGATCGGTGGCTTGACCATGGCGCAGGACTACCTGCTTGCCGGCGCTCTGGCTGGTCTCGGCTACCGGGTCGTCGCCCTGCAGCTGGCCGACAACGAAGCGCTCCGTTACGGCAAGGAATTCGGCAACCGCGGTCAGTGCAACCCCACCTATTTCACCGTAGGCAATCTGATCAAGACCTTGGA
Proteins encoded:
- a CDS encoding acyl-CoA dehydratase activase-related protein; the protein is MGPTQTDLSPRARLTGDQVAVGIDVGSTTVKTVVVDPLTKQILWATYERHETRQAEKVLEQMIAVGNELADLPAKNIRSFITGSGAGPIKKPLGSKFVQEVNAVSMAVDQLHPEVGSVIELGGQDAKIIIFKENKDTGAKRAIASMNDKCASGTGATIDKCVVKVGMSNAETSGLAWDDSKLHHVAAKCGVFAETDIVNLVKSGIPSAEIMCSLADAIVMQNLSVLTRGNTLRHKVLLLGGPNTYLPFLQACWRQRIPETWEARGYEYPSDTPLEELILVPDNAQYYAAYGAVIYGLHEAPEVGRYQGVQALKDFISHGRAAKLGDSAGPPLVASDASRDDFVASYKLPAFVPAVLEPGSSVRGYIGLDGGSTSSKAVLIDEEGELICKQYQLSKGNPIQDTKEILAKIKKFVNDQGASLEVLGFGATGYAADVLEESVGADVNIVETVAHMMASVRYFKDVDVICDVGGQDIKVLFMVNGDIRNFRLSNQCSAGNGALLQAMADQFGVPVTEYADTAFGAKLSPNFSYGCAVFLDADRVNFQKEGYSKEELLAGLALVLPKNIWQYVVQIPRMAQLGRRYVLQGGTQYNLAALKSQVDYIKDRVPNAEVFVHPHPGEAGAIGAAMETKRVVERRGHSTFIGIEAAIDLAFTSRNDESTVCHFCPNECKRTFIDTQTPEGRTSRYIAGFSCEKGTVESKEALKALTRERKKLKSAYPNLVDYEATLAFKSFHKAREIPGAGEIIDDVQVTQGLFGRVKRRPLRRPILRSDEAARKRRAKLRIGIPKVLNIYSTAPLWRSYFETLGIRPRNVVFSDYTSEEMWAEGGKYGSIDPCYPSKVSQAHIHNLIFHKHKRERLDYIFFPCITNVPTFVTGVLDSTSCPIVAGVPNVVKAAFTKEIDFFERAGIQYVDGAATLTEKLYFEKQMFEMWGERLGITRDENRFACSEGFEALSQFDADLERRGREILEYLEAENRVGVLLLGRPYHNDPGLNHGVLEEFQALGYPILSIRSIPKDPAWLHRFFKDDLEKQLVNSPLSVSDVWPENYSSNSVQKVWAAKFAARHPNVVVLDLSSFKCGHDAPTYGLIDNIISSSGTPYSALHDIDANKPGGSIKIRVKTYAHTLTLHEEKLSDLAARRGELERLVEKKRRDLLAKYSEREAAIIQNNPKARLKRAEMDAAFSDYMAQDPVLPAFARDDKQQMDVWPLPVEEQEFVQPPGKLPQRPVKHRLQVVA